CCATTTCGTTGCGCTGGAACCAACCGAGGCGGCCACCGGCAAAATTGCTGGACTTGTCTTCACTAAACTTCTTGGCGGCAGCGGCAAAGCCTTCTGTCGTCTTGATTGCATTTCTCAGAGAATCGGCGCGGGCAAGAACCGCGGCAGAATCCTTCGCCGTCGGAATCGTGCGGAGCAAAATCTGGGCAGAACGCACACCGTCTTCTTTACGGCCGAGCACGCGGGCAATATGCCAGCCAAGCTTCGTCTTCACCGGGTTAGAAGAATACTGACCGTTCTTCAGCAAATCCAAGGCACGTTCAAAGGCCGGATCCAACTGGCCACGCTTAAAGTAGCCGAGGTCACCGCCCTTCGCGGCAGAGGTATCCTGCGAATGGGCCTTCGCCAACAGTTCAAAGCTCATACCCAGGTTCAAGGTATCGATCAAGGCATCCGCAATACGCTTCACGGAATCAACAATCATGGAATCCGGTTCAATCGGCAACTGGATATGGCTCAGGAGCACGCAGTTGAACTGCTGCGGAATAGAATCCTTGTAGTTTGCAAAAAAGGCATCCACTTCTTTCTTGGTCGGCGTAACAGAACCGACGTGGCGCTGGCGCACGCGGGCCATTTCGATGTGGTTGCGGATTTGCTTCGAAAGCTGGTCGCGGTACTGCGCCATGCTAATGCCGAGCTGGGCACGAATCGCCTTTTCGAGCGTCGCAAGGTCCGTATTCTGGCTTGCGGCAAGCTGCGACAAGTGAGCATTCACGCGCTGGTCAA
The sequence above is a segment of the Fibrobacter sp. UWB5 genome. Coding sequences within it:
- a CDS encoding peptidylprolyl isomerase, producing MKFPVAVKQFVISLSALAAFAMAEPVLMEGVAAVVDGKPIMRSEFLNNLYRFQETPEGSAMSEADQRKYVLDQMIEEKVLLSRIDRDSIVITDAEVDQRVNAHLSQLAASQNTDLATLEKAIRAQLGISMAQYRDQLSKQIRNHIEMARVRQRHVGSVTPTKKEVDAFFANYKDSIPQQFNCVLLSHIQLPIEPDSMIVDSVKRIADALIDTLNLGMSFELLAKAHSQDTSAAKGGDLGYFKRGQLDPAFERALDLLKNGQYSSNPVKTKLGWHIARVLGRKEDGVRSAQILLRTIPTAKDSAAVLARADSLRNAIKTTEGFAAAAKKFSEDKSSNFAGGRLGWFQRNEMEPAYVEPVANLNVGEISEPVLIDGAYHLFRLDDSRQTRDLTLDEDYGKIEQMAATHLENQKLEALVKKWRDEVHIEIRMTE